GCGCCCGCGCGGTGATCGTCGGGGGGCAGAACCAGTACGTGACGCTCACGTCTACCAACATCCAGGTGGTGGCGGACACCTTCGCGTTCGACGTCACGGTGCGCAACCTGATCCCGCAGCCGCTCGGCACCACGAACGGCACCACGCTCGATCCCGCGGGCGTCCGCGTCTTCTTCACCGCGGGCCCCACTTCCACCGCGGCCGGCACGGTGACGGTGGCGAACCCGGACGGCACCGGGACGTTCACGGCGGCCGGGCAGCCGTACTACCAGTACAGCTCCATGCTGCAGCAGGACTCCGTGACCCCGGTGAAGCGATGGAAGCTGCGGTTCACGCCCGAGGTGGCGAGCTTCACCTTCCAGGTCTACGTCTCCGCCGCGGTGCAGTACCCCGCAGGATACGTGGACGGCACGCCCTACGTGCTCTCGCTCGATCCCGCCGAGTCGCGGGCCCTTCCCGGGGTGGTCCGCAGCGCCGTAGGGAACGCGCTTCCGAGCGAGACCGTGGGCTGGAGCAGCGACACTCCGGGAACGGCGTCGGTGAGCGGGACGCAGGTCACCGCGGGTGGGGCGAGGGGCTTCGCCACGCTCACCGCCTCGTCCGGCGCGCGACCGGGCATCTATACCACCGCGGTGTCGGTGTGCCAGTCCACGGTGGTCGCCAACGGCACGAACCTCCCGTCGACGATCGCCGCGAGCGACTGCTTCTCGAGCTACGGTGACCCCAACGGCCGGCCCACCAACAGCTACTACGCCGACCTGTACCGCGTGACGCTGGCGGCGGGCCAGACGGTGACGGTGTCCATGGACTCGGGAGACAACCTGGACACCTACCTGCTGCTCGCCAACCCCACGTTCGGCTTCCTGGTGGCCGGCAACGACGACGACCCCTCGGGAACGCTGGGCGTCGGTTCGAGCATGACCTACACGGCCACCGCCTCCGGCGTCTACGTGATCGAGGCCAGCACCTTCAACGGCCTCGACACCGGCAGCTACACCCTGCACGTCACGATCACCTGACGTCACGGCGGCGCCCCGGGCGCAAGATCGAGCGGTGAACGACGGCGGGCCACGATCACTCCGGTGATCGTGGCCCGCCGCTTTGCACGTCCCATTCACCGGCGGCATCCGCGGGACGGACGGCGGACCCGTATGATTCACCACCAGGGCTCGTCCATCCGCCGGTTCACACGTCCGACGACGCTCTCCACGCTGAACTCCGCTCCGCTCGTGCTACTCCAGCACACCATCGATATGGTGAAGGCGCGACCGCCGCCCCCGCTCGCGAGGACGGCGCCTGCTACCGGCACGACCGGCTGCCCGGCCGTGTTTGGCAGCGCGTTCGAGCTGCTCGTCCTCGCCGCGATGGCGGGCCTCGTTTCCGACTGGCCCGGCCGGCCCCCCGCTGCCGGCCCCGCTACCGCGCGTCCGGCGTGGTGTCCGCCAGCACGGCGGGCAGGGGCGGCTCCTTCGCCGCGGCCAGGCTGAAGATGCGGCGGCGGAGCGAGCGCAGCGGGTTGGGCGCGGTGGGGTTGAAGGTGCGGTTGGTGAGCAGCACCACCCACACGCCGCGCACGGGGTCTATCCACAGCGAGGTGCCCGTGTAGCCGGTGTGGCCGTACGCGTACGGCTCCTTGCACCCCACCGCGTCCGGCACCGTTCCCTCGCGGCAGAAGATCTCCCAGCCCAGTCCACGCGTGCCCGCCTTGGGCTGCGCGTGCGTGAACTCGGCCACGGTGGCGGGCTTGAGCACGCGCACGCCGTCCAGCTCGCCGCCGTTGGCGATCATCGCGGCGAACCGCCCCACGTCGTGCGCGGTGGAGAAGAGGCCCGCATTGCCCGACACGCCGCCCAGGTCGCGCGAGATGGGGTCGTTGGTCTTGCCGCGAAACGGCTTGCCGTCCTTGAGCGTGAGCGTGGGCGCGCAGGCGGCGCACCCAGCGCCGGGCTGCCAGCGCGTGGCCGTCATCCCCAGCGGCGCGTAGACGCGGTGCTGAAGGTAGCGCGACAGCGGCTCGTGCGCGGCGCGCTCGGCCGCCTCGGCCAGGATGATGAAGCCGCCGTCGGAGTACACCACCTTCTTGCCCGGCTGCGTGTAGATGGGCGCATGGGCGATGTAGTACGCCAGGCGCTCGCCGCGGCTGCTGCCCTTGAGCTTGGCGCCCGGTGAGAGGCCGGACGTGTGCGTGAGCAGGTGGCGGATGGTCAC
This region of Longimicrobiaceae bacterium genomic DNA includes:
- a CDS encoding PPC domain-containing protein, which codes for MRPNKAVRTFPLLAAALVFGACSDAGNLAGPAAVAPVEQPAALASLTCTASTQTRTVRCGTSESGGARAVIVGGQNQYVTLTSTNIQVVADTFAFDVTVRNLIPQPLGTTNGTTLDPAGVRVFFTAGPTSTAAGTVTVANPDGTGTFTAAGQPYYQYSSMLQQDSVTPVKRWKLRFTPEVASFTFQVYVSAAVQYPAGYVDGTPYVLSLDPAESRALPGVVRSAVGNALPSETVGWSSDTPGTASVSGTQVTAGGARGFATLTASSGARPGIYTTAVSVCQSTVVANGTNLPSTIAASDCFSSYGDPNGRPTNSYYADLYRVTLAAGQTVTVSMDSGDNLDTYLLLANPTFGFLVAGNDDDPSGTLGVGSSMTYTATASGVYVIEASTFNGLDTGSYTLHVTIT
- a CDS encoding serine hydrolase domain-containing protein is translated as MRTEPAEPAPASGGEDVSAHGRATFRAAPAPVAEVEPEDAPPGKLSPNRNVLIALGAVVLLGILAIVLAMRDDPDLPATRAHRIAALYNRVTDDSVPAGAIDSIETLVGKQVRGGAFPGAAFSVGVRDREMEETGLGRLEWGKTAPPVDPDGTMYDLASLTKVVGTTAAVMALVDDGKMGIDDHVSKYLPAFAGEGREKVTIRHLLTHTSGLSPGAKLKGSSRGERLAYYIAHAPIYTQPGKKVVYSDGGFIILAEAAERAAHEPLSRYLQHRVYAPLGMTATRWQPGAGCAACAPTLTLKDGKPFRGKTNDPISRDLGGVSGNAGLFSTAHDVGRFAAMIANGGELDGVRVLKPATVAEFTHAQPKAGTRGLGWEIFCREGTVPDAVGCKEPYAYGHTGYTGTSLWIDPVRGVWVVLLTNRTFNPTAPNPLRSLRRRIFSLAAAKEPPLPAVLADTTPDAR